In a single window of the Carassius auratus strain Wakin unplaced genomic scaffold, ASM336829v1 scaf_tig00215230, whole genome shotgun sequence genome:
- the LOC113094031 gene encoding pre-mRNA-processing factor 39-like isoform X2 has protein sequence MEDSGELMTEMLDKNNGDAPAMEVPGVDYVTEPTVNPEPHEYDPIQQTSASEPLQMQNDDHTASAPDPGVEISNGQHTEPDAVTQPEAGDSESPSNMELEDAPKETSEAVEPATDAAAAQDPGLPAEYERLFKVVEDNPEDFNGWVYLLQYVEQESHLEASRKAFDAFFLHYPYCYGYWKKYADIEKKHGYIHMADEVYRRGLQAIPLSVDLWLHYITFLRENQDTSDGEAENRIRASYEHAVLACGTDFRSDRLWEAYIAWETEQGKLANVTAVYDRILCIPTQLYSQHFQKFKEHVQSNNPKHFLSEEEFVQLRVELANANKPNGDDAPGEELPPGTDDLPDPAKRVTEIENMRHKVIETRQEVFNHNEHEVSKRWAFEEGIKRPYFHVKALEKTQLNNWREYLDFELENGTPERVVVLFERCLIACALYEEFWIKYAKYLESYSVEGVRHIFKKACTIHLPKKPTVHLLWAAFEEQQGGVEEARRILREMEEAVPGLATVRMRRVSLERRHGHMEEAEALLTDAISNGKNSSEASFYAVKLARQLLKVQKSIGKAKKVLLDAVEKDETNPKLYLNLLELEYSGDVQQNETEILACFDRALNSPMSLEQRLTFSQRRVEFLEDFGSDINVLVSAYEQHQRLETEQESLKRKAENGSEESDSKRQRTDDQSGASGQMMQDMQDNHAGYNYNNWYQYNSWGGQNSWGPYGQYGQYNQYYPPPPT, from the exons ATGGAAGATTCTG GTGAGCTCATGACCGAGATGTTGGACAAGAATAACGGGGACGCTCCTGCTATGGAGGTCCCAGGGGTCGATTACGTCACAGAGCCGACGGTGAACCCAGAACCCCACGAGTATGATCCGATCCAGCAGACGTCTGCTTCAGAACCGCTTCAGATGCAGAACGACGACCACACGGCCAGCGCTCCAGATCCCGGTGTGGAGATCTCCAACGGACAGCACACGGAGCCGGACGCTGTGACGCAGCCCGAAGCCGGCGACTCGGAGAGCCCTTCCAACATGGAGCTGGAGGACGCTCCTAAAGAAACCTCGGAAGCGGTGGAACCGGCGACAGACGCAGCTGCCGCACAAGATCCCGGGCTTCCTGCGGAGTACGAGCGGCTCTTTAAGGTTGTGGAGGACAACCCTGAAGACTTCAACGGCTGGGTGTATCTTCTGCAGTATGTTGAGCAGGAG AGCCACCTGGAGGCTTCGAGGAAGGCGTTTGATGCCTTTTTCCTGCACTACCCCTACTGTTACGGCTACTGGAAGAAGTATGCAGATATCGAGAAGAAGCACGGATACATACACATGGCCGACGAG GTTTACCGCCGAGGTCTTCAGGCCATTCCTCTCAGCGTGGACCTGTGGCTTCACTATATCACCTTCCTGCGAGAGAACCAAGACACTAGTGACGGCGAGGCGGAGAACCGCATCCGAGC GTCCTATGAGCACGCCGTTCTGGCCTGCGGCACTGATTTCCGCTCCGACCGTCTGTGGGAGGCGTACATCGCTTGGGAGACGGAGCAGGGGAAGCTGGCCAACGTCACGGCCGTGTACGACCGCATCCTGTGTATTCCCACGCAGCTGTACTCCCAGCACTTCCAGAA gtTCAAAGAGCACGTCCAGAGCAACAACCCCAAGCACTTCCTGTCTGAGGAGGAGTTCGTGCAGCTGCGGGTGGAGCTGGCTAACGCTAACAAGCCCAACGGAGACGACGCTCCGGGAGAAGAGCTTCCTCCGGGAACAGACGACCTGCCGGATCCAGCCAAG AGAGTGACGGAGATCGAGAACATGAGGCATAAGGTGATCGAGACCCGCCAGGAAGTGTTCAACCACAACGAGCACGAAGTCAGCAAGCGCTGGGCCTTCGAGGAAGGG ATCAAGCGTCCGTACTTCCACGTCAAGGCCTTGGAGAAGACGCAGCTGAACAACTGGAGGGAGTACCTGGACTTCGAGCTGGAGAACGGGACGCCGGAGCGTGTGGTGGTTCTGTTCGAGCGCTGTCTGATCGCCTGCGCTCTCTATGAGGAGTTCTGGATCAAG TACGCCAAGTATCTGGAGAGCTACAGCGTGGAAGGCGTCCGGCACATCTTCAAGAAGGCCTGCACCATCCACCTGCCCAAGAAACCCACCGTGCACCTGCTCTGGGCCGCGTTTGAGGAGCAGCAAG GCGGCGTGGAGGAGGCGCGGCGGATCCTGAGGGAGATGGAGGAGGCTGTTCCTGGTCTGGCGACGGTGAGGATGAGGAGGGTGAGTCTGGAGCGCCGGCACGGACACATGGAGGAAGCAGAAGCCCTGCTGACGGATGCCATCTCCAACGGGAAGAACAGCAGCGAGGCGTCCTTCTACGCTGTGAAACTGGCCCGACAGCTGCTCAAAGTGCAGAAGAGCATCGGGAAGGCCAAGAAAGTGCTGCTGGACGCCGTCGAGAAGGATGAG ACGAACCCGAAGCTGTACCTGAACCTGCTGGAGCTGGAGTACAGCGGAGACGTGCAGCAGAACGAGACGGAGATCCTGGCCTGCTTCGACCGAGCGCTGAACAGCCCCATGTCTCTGGAGCAGCGCCTCACCTTCTCTCAGCGCAGGGTCGAGTTCCTGGAGGACTTCGGCAGCGACATCAACGT CCTGGTGTCGGCGTATGAACAGCATCAGAGACTGGAGACGGAGCAGGAGTCGCTGAAGAGGAAAGCAGAGAACGG ATCAGAGGAGTCGGACTCAAAGAGACAGCGGACAGACGACCAATCAGGAGCCTCGGGTCAGATGATGCAGGACATGCAGGACAATCACGCCGGATACAACTACAACAACTGGTACCAG TATAACTCATGGGGCGGTCAGAACTCCTGGGGTCCGTACGGTCAGTACGGTCAGTATAACCAGTACTATCCTCCTCCTCCAACATAA
- the LOC113094024 gene encoding ADP-ribosylation factor 6-like translates to MGKMLSKIFGNKEMRILMLGLDAAGKTTILYKLKLGQSVTTIPTVGFNVETVTYKNVKFNVWDVGGQDKIRPLWRHYYTGTQGLIFVVDCADRDRIDEARQELHRIINDREMRDAIILIFANKQDLPDAMKPHEIQEKLGLTRIRDRNWYVQPSCASAGDGLYEGLTWLTSNYKS, encoded by the coding sequence ATGGGGAAGATGCTTTCGAAGATCTTTGGCAACAAGGAGATGAGGATATTGATGCTTGGACTTGACGCGGCGGGGAAGACGACAATCCTTTACAAGCTGAAGCTGGGACAGTCGGTCACCACCATCCCGACGGTGGGCTTCAACGTGGAGACCGTCACGTACAAGAACGTCAAGTTCAACGTGTGGGACGTGGGCGGTCAGGATAAGATCCGGCCGCTGTGGCGACACTATTACACCGGCACCCAAGGCTTGATCTTCGTGGTGGACTGTGCGGATCGCGACCGCATCGACGAGGCTCGACAGGAGCTGCATCGCATCATTAACGACCGAGAGATGCGCGACGCCATCATCTTGATCTTCGCCAACAAGCAAGATCTCCCGGATGCCATGAAGCCGCACGAGATCCAGGAGAAGCTGGGTTTGACTCGGATCAGAGATCGCAACTGGTACGTCCAGCCCTCCTGCGCCTCGGCGGGCGACGGACTCTACGAAGGGCTCACGTGGCTCACGTCCAACTACAAATCCTAA
- the LOC113094031 gene encoding pre-mRNA-processing factor 39-like isoform X1 has protein sequence MEDSGELMTEMLDKNNGDAPAMEVPGVDYVTEPTVNPEPHEYDPIQQTSASEPLQMQNDDHTASAPDPGVEISNGQHTEPDAVTQPEAGDSESPSNMELEDAPKETSEAVEPATDAAAAQDPGLPAEYERLFKVVEDNPEDFNGWVYLLQYVEQESHLEASRKAFDAFFLHYPYCYGYWKKYADIEKKHGYIHMADEVYRRGLQAIPLSVDLWLHYITFLRENQDTSDGEAENRIRASYEHAVLACGTDFRSDRLWEAYIAWETEQGKLANVTAVYDRILCIPTQLYSQHFQKFKEHVQSNNPKHFLSEEEFVQLRVELANANKPNGDDAPGEELPPGTDDLPDPAKRVTEIENMRHKVIETRQEVFNHNEHEVSKRWAFEEGIKRPYFHVKALEKTQLNNWREYLDFELENGTPERVVVLFERCLIACALYEEFWIKYAKYLESYSVEGVRHIFKKACTIHLPKKPTVHLLWAAFEEQQGGVEEARRILREMEEAVPGLATVRMRRVSLERRHGHMEEAEALLTDAISNGKNSSEASFYAVKLARQLLKVQKSIGKAKKVLLDAVEKDETNPKLYLNLLELEYSGDVQQNETEILACFDRALNSPMSLEQRLTFSQRRVEFLEDFGSDINVLVSAYEQHQRLETEQESLKRKAENGSEESDSKRQRTDDQSGASGQMMQDMQDNHAGYNYNNWYQQYNSWGGQNSWGPYGQYGQYNQYYPPPPT, from the exons ATGGAAGATTCTG GTGAGCTCATGACCGAGATGTTGGACAAGAATAACGGGGACGCTCCTGCTATGGAGGTCCCAGGGGTCGATTACGTCACAGAGCCGACGGTGAACCCAGAACCCCACGAGTATGATCCGATCCAGCAGACGTCTGCTTCAGAACCGCTTCAGATGCAGAACGACGACCACACGGCCAGCGCTCCAGATCCCGGTGTGGAGATCTCCAACGGACAGCACACGGAGCCGGACGCTGTGACGCAGCCCGAAGCCGGCGACTCGGAGAGCCCTTCCAACATGGAGCTGGAGGACGCTCCTAAAGAAACCTCGGAAGCGGTGGAACCGGCGACAGACGCAGCTGCCGCACAAGATCCCGGGCTTCCTGCGGAGTACGAGCGGCTCTTTAAGGTTGTGGAGGACAACCCTGAAGACTTCAACGGCTGGGTGTATCTTCTGCAGTATGTTGAGCAGGAG AGCCACCTGGAGGCTTCGAGGAAGGCGTTTGATGCCTTTTTCCTGCACTACCCCTACTGTTACGGCTACTGGAAGAAGTATGCAGATATCGAGAAGAAGCACGGATACATACACATGGCCGACGAG GTTTACCGCCGAGGTCTTCAGGCCATTCCTCTCAGCGTGGACCTGTGGCTTCACTATATCACCTTCCTGCGAGAGAACCAAGACACTAGTGACGGCGAGGCGGAGAACCGCATCCGAGC GTCCTATGAGCACGCCGTTCTGGCCTGCGGCACTGATTTCCGCTCCGACCGTCTGTGGGAGGCGTACATCGCTTGGGAGACGGAGCAGGGGAAGCTGGCCAACGTCACGGCCGTGTACGACCGCATCCTGTGTATTCCCACGCAGCTGTACTCCCAGCACTTCCAGAA gtTCAAAGAGCACGTCCAGAGCAACAACCCCAAGCACTTCCTGTCTGAGGAGGAGTTCGTGCAGCTGCGGGTGGAGCTGGCTAACGCTAACAAGCCCAACGGAGACGACGCTCCGGGAGAAGAGCTTCCTCCGGGAACAGACGACCTGCCGGATCCAGCCAAG AGAGTGACGGAGATCGAGAACATGAGGCATAAGGTGATCGAGACCCGCCAGGAAGTGTTCAACCACAACGAGCACGAAGTCAGCAAGCGCTGGGCCTTCGAGGAAGGG ATCAAGCGTCCGTACTTCCACGTCAAGGCCTTGGAGAAGACGCAGCTGAACAACTGGAGGGAGTACCTGGACTTCGAGCTGGAGAACGGGACGCCGGAGCGTGTGGTGGTTCTGTTCGAGCGCTGTCTGATCGCCTGCGCTCTCTATGAGGAGTTCTGGATCAAG TACGCCAAGTATCTGGAGAGCTACAGCGTGGAAGGCGTCCGGCACATCTTCAAGAAGGCCTGCACCATCCACCTGCCCAAGAAACCCACCGTGCACCTGCTCTGGGCCGCGTTTGAGGAGCAGCAAG GCGGCGTGGAGGAGGCGCGGCGGATCCTGAGGGAGATGGAGGAGGCTGTTCCTGGTCTGGCGACGGTGAGGATGAGGAGGGTGAGTCTGGAGCGCCGGCACGGACACATGGAGGAAGCAGAAGCCCTGCTGACGGATGCCATCTCCAACGGGAAGAACAGCAGCGAGGCGTCCTTCTACGCTGTGAAACTGGCCCGACAGCTGCTCAAAGTGCAGAAGAGCATCGGGAAGGCCAAGAAAGTGCTGCTGGACGCCGTCGAGAAGGATGAG ACGAACCCGAAGCTGTACCTGAACCTGCTGGAGCTGGAGTACAGCGGAGACGTGCAGCAGAACGAGACGGAGATCCTGGCCTGCTTCGACCGAGCGCTGAACAGCCCCATGTCTCTGGAGCAGCGCCTCACCTTCTCTCAGCGCAGGGTCGAGTTCCTGGAGGACTTCGGCAGCGACATCAACGT CCTGGTGTCGGCGTATGAACAGCATCAGAGACTGGAGACGGAGCAGGAGTCGCTGAAGAGGAAAGCAGAGAACGG ATCAGAGGAGTCGGACTCAAAGAGACAGCGGACAGACGACCAATCAGGAGCCTCGGGTCAGATGATGCAGGACATGCAGGACAATCACGCCGGATACAACTACAACAACTGGTACCAG CAGTATAACTCATGGGGCGGTCAGAACTCCTGGGGTCCGTACGGTCAGTACGGTCAGTATAACCAGTACTATCCTCCTCCTCCAACATAA
- the LOC113094025 gene encoding E3 ubiquitin-protein ligase pellino homolog 2-like: MTFRYNGSLPGGDRGRKRSRFALHRRTRANGVKPSTVHILSNPHNSEAVNSRGQHSISFTLSRNQTVVVEYCHEDHTDMFQIGRSTESPIDFMLTDTQGASQESEDSCSAPSTISPKVH, translated from the exons ATGACTTTCAG gtatAATGGCTCTCTGCCAGGAGGAGACCGCGGGCGCAAGAGGAGCCGCTTCGCTCTTCACAGGAGGACCAGAGCTAACGGCGTCAAGCCCAGCACCGTACACATCCTCAGCAACCCACACAACAGCGAG GCGGTGAACAGCAGGGGGCAGCACAGCATCTCCTTCACCCTCTCCAGGAACCAGACCGTGGTGGTGGAGTACTGCCATGAGGACCACACAGACATGTTCCAG ATCGGCCGCTCCACCGAGAGCCCCATAGACTTCATGTTGACGGACACACAGGGAGCGTCCCAGGAGAGCGAGGACTCGTGTTCGGCTCCCAGCACTATCTCACCCAAGGTGCACTGA